One Segnochrobactrum spirostomi genomic window carries:
- a CDS encoding VOC family protein: MGNISGYHHLTMSTDGAQEDFDFYTKALGLHSVKRTVLFDGVIPVYHLYYGSPNGDASTIITTFPFRKPGVFGRRGTNQSRTIMQSIPKGAADFWVDRLNALGIEATKITRFGADRVAFAHPCGIPHELVESDADPREPISNEARGIGKAHGIKGIYGGVVAVTDRTAMDDFLTIALPLQKEADTHEGLVYRVPDADGVIQRVEVIVDRESAQGTWTLAGGTIHHLALNTGDEETQMKLRAHIEGLGFTDISEQKDRNYFKSCYVRSPGGALFELAWTTPDGWARDEPPGQIGKTLVFPPWFKDREAELRAGLEEAEFA, from the coding sequence ATGGGAAACATCAGCGGCTACCATCACCTGACGATGTCGACGGACGGCGCGCAGGAGGATTTCGACTTCTATACGAAGGCGCTCGGCCTTCACTCGGTGAAGCGCACGGTGCTCTTCGACGGCGTGATCCCCGTCTACCATCTCTATTACGGCTCGCCGAACGGCGACGCCTCGACCATCATCACGACCTTCCCGTTCCGGAAGCCGGGGGTGTTCGGGCGGCGCGGCACCAACCAGTCCCGCACGATCATGCAGTCGATCCCCAAGGGGGCAGCGGACTTCTGGGTCGATCGGCTGAACGCGCTCGGCATCGAGGCCACGAAGATCACCCGCTTCGGCGCCGATCGCGTGGCCTTCGCCCACCCCTGCGGCATCCCGCATGAGCTCGTCGAAAGCGACGCCGACCCGCGCGAGCCGATCAGCAACGAAGCGCGCGGCATCGGCAAGGCGCACGGCATCAAGGGCATCTATGGCGGCGTCGTCGCCGTGACCGATCGCACCGCGATGGACGATTTCCTTACGATCGCGCTGCCGCTCCAGAAGGAGGCCGACACCCACGAGGGCCTCGTCTACCGCGTGCCGGATGCCGACGGCGTCATCCAGCGCGTCGAGGTGATCGTCGATCGCGAGAGCGCGCAGGGCACCTGGACGCTCGCCGGCGGCACCATCCATCACCTCGCCCTCAACACCGGCGACGAGGAGACGCAGATGAAGCTCCGCGCCCACATCGAGGGGCTCGGCTTCACCGACATCTCCGAGCAGAAGGACCGCAACTACTTCAAGTCCTGCTATGTCCGCTCGCCCGGCGGCGCGCTCTTCGAACTCGCCTGGACGACGCCGGACGGTTGGGCGCGGGACGAACCTCCGGGCCAGATCGGCAAGACGCTCGTCTTCCCGCCCTGGTTCAAGGACCGCGAGGCGGAACTGCGGGCTGGCCTCGAAGAGGCGGAGTTCGCATGA
- a CDS encoding dioxygenase family protein — protein MHGKYEGPEREQIPRATSMQAEEFARRLTAMGPSRLEMAARATVDGLHALIAELRPTGDEFRSAIDFLTEVGHYADARRQEWVLFADVLGVSSLIEDQNNARPAGATPNTLAGPFYRSDVPDLPLGASISRDQKGEPLAVDGRVRALDGTPAAGVLIEVWQANAEGIYENQEPDRQPEFNLRGRFRSDAQGRFHFLSVRPKGYTLPSDGPVGRLMSALGLGLERPAHIHFRISGEGFETLTTHIFDRSDPAIGRDAIFGVKPELIADFRPTSANGGKRTYALDLDFVLCPSGVNQNKTFGRK, from the coding sequence ATGCACGGCAAATATGAGGGCCCTGAGAGGGAGCAAATCCCCCGGGCGACATCGATGCAGGCCGAGGAGTTCGCCCGTCGTCTGACGGCGATGGGCCCCTCACGCTTGGAAATGGCGGCACGGGCGACGGTCGATGGACTGCACGCTCTCATCGCCGAGTTGCGCCCGACCGGCGACGAGTTCCGCTCGGCGATCGACTTCTTGACCGAGGTCGGCCATTACGCGGATGCCCGGCGCCAGGAATGGGTGCTTTTCGCCGACGTGCTCGGCGTCTCCTCGCTGATCGAGGACCAGAACAACGCGCGCCCTGCCGGCGCCACTCCGAACACGCTCGCCGGACCGTTCTATCGTTCCGACGTGCCGGACCTGCCGCTCGGTGCGAGTATCTCGCGCGATCAGAAGGGCGAGCCGCTCGCGGTCGACGGCCGGGTGCGCGCCCTCGACGGGACGCCCGCCGCCGGCGTGCTGATCGAGGTGTGGCAGGCGAACGCCGAAGGCATCTACGAGAACCAGGAGCCCGACCGCCAGCCGGAGTTCAACCTGCGCGGCCGTTTCCGCAGCGACGCGCAGGGCCGCTTCCATTTTCTCAGCGTGCGTCCGAAGGGCTACACCCTGCCGTCCGACGGGCCGGTCGGGCGGTTGATGTCGGCGCTCGGCCTCGGTCTGGAGCGGCCCGCCCACATCCACTTCCGCATCTCGGGAGAGGGCTTCGAGACCCTCACCACCCACATCTTCGACCGCTCCGATCCCGCGATCGGGCGTGATGCGATCTTCGGCGTGAAGCCCGAACTGATCGCCGATTTTCGGCCGACCTCGGCGAACGGCGGCAAGCGGACCTACGCGCTCGATCTCGACTTCGTTCTCTGCCCCTCAGGGGTCAATCAAAACAAGACGTTCGGGAGGAAATAA
- a CDS encoding LysR family transcriptional regulator — MKLNERHLMQLAAVLDAGGVSEGAAMLGLTQPAVSRSLAMLEARVGEPLFVKGRRPLQATPLGAQLASQGRAIITASRKASDAVQGFMKGTKGLVRVGGVPFFMDAMISRMIGEFQNLEPEVTVQQSYLNLPEMVAALEGNQIDLGIVPIGVLELGPMFEFTEILPGRNIVACRPDHPLLRNRRLQASDLTRYPWVAPLPGSPLMSDLQMILTSIGMSDLNIRYSGGSLMSVINYVAETNALAVLPFSVVFAQRKENRVTVLPYDIPQPNRSLGILRRVGGPRSPAAERFAGHVTTAFENLKHIIKRHENAVVWGR, encoded by the coding sequence ATGAAGCTGAACGAGCGCCACCTGATGCAGCTCGCCGCCGTGCTCGATGCCGGAGGCGTCTCCGAAGGCGCGGCCATGCTGGGGCTGACCCAGCCGGCCGTGAGCCGTTCGCTCGCGATGCTCGAGGCCCGCGTCGGCGAGCCCTTGTTCGTGAAAGGCCGCCGGCCCTTGCAGGCCACCCCGCTCGGGGCGCAGCTCGCGTCACAAGGCCGCGCGATCATCACCGCCTCCCGCAAGGCGTCCGACGCGGTCCAGGGCTTCATGAAGGGCACCAAAGGCCTGGTGCGCGTGGGCGGCGTGCCCTTCTTCATGGACGCCATGATCAGCCGCATGATCGGCGAGTTTCAGAATCTGGAGCCCGAGGTCACGGTCCAGCAGAGCTATCTGAACCTGCCCGAAATGGTCGCCGCCCTCGAAGGCAACCAGATCGATCTCGGCATCGTGCCGATCGGCGTGCTCGAGCTCGGGCCGATGTTCGAGTTCACCGAGATCCTGCCCGGCCGCAACATCGTCGCCTGCCGGCCGGACCACCCGCTCTTGCGCAACCGGCGGCTCCAGGCGAGCGATCTGACGCGGTATCCCTGGGTGGCTCCCCTGCCCGGCTCGCCGCTGATGTCCGACCTGCAGATGATCCTGACCAGCATCGGCATGTCGGATCTCAACATTCGCTATTCCGGCGGCTCCTTGATGAGCGTCATCAACTATGTCGCCGAAACCAACGCCCTCGCGGTGCTGCCCTTTTCGGTCGTGTTCGCGCAGCGCAAGGAAAACCGCGTCACGGTGCTGCCCTACGATATCCCGCAGCCCAACCGCTCGCTCGGCATCCTGCGCCGTGTCGGCGGCCCCCGCTCGCCGGCTGCCGAACGCTTCGCCGGCCACGTGACGACCGCGTTCGAGAACCTGAAGCACATCATCAAGCGCCACGAAAACGCGGTCGTGTGGGGCCGCTGA
- a CDS encoding DUF1330 domain-containing protein translates to MPAPTAYLDPTVDAGKLFVARAFTGSLVMLNLLRFKVTADYSKTPELAPNRRISGAEAFDLYIRHTLPFLTESGGDLFFLGAGGPFLIGPAAERWDMAMLVRQASVASFLAFARDDGYLAGLGHRTAALEDSRLLPLSETAIPW, encoded by the coding sequence ATGCCCGCCCCCACCGCCTACCTCGACCCCACTGTCGATGCCGGCAAGCTGTTCGTTGCACGTGCCTTCACGGGCTCGCTCGTGATGCTCAACCTTCTCCGTTTCAAGGTAACCGCCGATTATTCGAAAACCCCGGAACTTGCGCCCAACAGGCGGATCAGCGGTGCGGAAGCCTTCGACCTCTATATCCGCCACACGCTCCCCTTCCTGACGGAGAGCGGCGGAGATCTCTTCTTTCTCGGCGCCGGCGGACCCTTCCTGATCGGCCCCGCGGCGGAGCGCTGGGACATGGCGATGCTGGTGCGGCAGGCGAGCGTCGCATCGTTCCTCGCCTTCGCCCGCGACGACGGCTATCTCGCGGGCCTCGGACACCGCACGGCGGCGTTGGAGGATTCGCGCCTCCTGCCGCTGAGCGAGACGGCGATCCCATGGTGA
- a CDS encoding alpha/beta fold hydrolase, which yields MVSVSKANGIEIAWDAFGEAGDEAVLLIAGLGTQMIRWSRSFCEALAARGYRVVRFDNRDSGGSTHLAACAAPDFGALVSALVAGRRPDVPYTLGDMAADAVGLLDALGIARAHFVGRSMGGVIAQIVASEYPDRTLSLTSIMASTGNPALPQADADIMAMMMRPAPDPATDPAGYLAVRLAFARRIAGRSRPFDETLHRALLLEELRRSHDPAGTARQMAAMAVAGDRRAGLGAITSPTLIIHGSEDPLIPPACGEDTARSIPNATYWLVPGMGHDVPPDLEESFVEAIRRVANAGPEGILQARRAEAHRADNHPIRTHTFPHEAGHSRRLSSDGCESRARRSRTRTLVSPSRGPQ from the coding sequence ATGGTGAGCGTCTCCAAGGCCAACGGCATCGAGATCGCATGGGACGCGTTCGGCGAGGCGGGCGACGAGGCGGTCCTCCTGATCGCAGGCCTCGGGACGCAGATGATCCGATGGTCGCGCTCCTTCTGTGAGGCCCTCGCGGCGCGCGGCTACCGCGTCGTCCGCTTCGACAATCGGGATTCGGGCGGTTCGACGCATCTCGCCGCCTGCGCTGCGCCCGATTTCGGCGCGCTTGTGTCCGCGCTCGTGGCCGGCCGGCGCCCGGATGTCCCCTACACGCTCGGCGACATGGCGGCCGACGCCGTCGGTCTGCTCGACGCGCTCGGCATCGCGCGGGCGCACTTCGTCGGGCGATCCATGGGCGGTGTGATCGCGCAGATCGTGGCGAGCGAATATCCCGACCGGACACTGTCCCTGACCTCCATCATGGCGAGCACGGGCAATCCCGCATTGCCGCAGGCGGACGCCGACATCATGGCGATGATGATGCGCCCGGCGCCCGATCCGGCGACCGACCCCGCCGGATATCTGGCGGTAAGGCTCGCCTTCGCACGTCGGATCGCCGGGCGGAGCCGCCCGTTCGACGAGACGCTCCATCGCGCCCTCCTCCTGGAGGAGCTCCGGCGCAGTCATGATCCTGCGGGCACGGCGCGCCAGATGGCGGCGATGGCGGTCGCGGGAGACCGGCGCGCAGGCCTGGGCGCCATCACGAGTCCGACGCTCATCATCCACGGCAGCGAAGACCCGCTCATTCCGCCGGCGTGTGGCGAGGACACCGCGCGCTCCATCCCGAACGCGACCTATTGGCTGGTCCCGGGTATGGGGCATGACGTCCCTCCAGACCTCGAGGAGAGCTTCGTCGAAGCGATCCGTCGCGTGGCCAACGCCGGCCCTGAAGGAATTTTGCAGGCGCGGCGAGCGGAGGCCCACCGCGCGGACAACCATCCAATTCGTACCCATACATTCCCTCACGAAGCCGGACACAGCCGCCGCTTAAGCTCCGATGGATGTGAATCCAGGGCGCGGCGCAGCCGTACGCGGACGCTGGTCTCGCCCAGCCGCGGCCCGCAGTAG